One Amaranthus tricolor cultivar Red isolate AtriRed21 chromosome 10, ASM2621246v1, whole genome shotgun sequence genomic window carries:
- the LOC130825213 gene encoding probable N-acetyltransferase HLS1-like produces MGLHIWYCAESVTQLLEETDFILVSCFFIIMNKGLIIREFNAETDSQNVVKLEKKCAIGSNKNASIFCDTMDDPLCKIRFFSISLMLVAEMAEHGELVGVVRGYNKEVGFGLTKSHSKMGYILGLRVSPTHRQMGIGNNLMKSIEEWLARNGAEYVYVATEENNVASRNLFTRKCHYNVSVPLQIYVRPVHRSSKKPSWNINVKKLQVNLAVSLYRKQIKCKDFYPHDMESILRGTPSLGTWVCYYNDEDWEDVPIKDHNTDTTRPRSWVIFSLWNSREVYKLQIQRTNPLHCALYSALSRAREVIFPCLELPLVHGSFQKPFGFLSMYGVFGEGKRLRELMKAAWNFATNSAKDMDCSLVMTEIGDSDPVKKYIPLGRSMSCIKDVWYFKHIDNLGDSKEEKTLAISGSLGNVLVDPRDF; encoded by the exons ATGGGGCTGCATATATGGTACTGTGCAGAAAGTGTAACACAACTTTTAGAAGAAACAGACTTTATACTTGTCTCTTGCTTCTTTATAATCATGAATAAGGGTCTGATCATTAGGGAATTTAATGCAGAAACTGATTCCCAAAATGTAGTGAAGCTTGAAAAGAAGTGTGCAATAGGTTCTAATAAGAATGCATCTATATTTTGTGATACAATGGATGACCCTTTATGTAAAATAAGGTTCTTCTCTATCAGTCTGATGTTG GTTGCGGAGATGGCGGAGCATGGGGAGCTTGTTGGAGTAGTCCGAGGGTATAATAAAGAAGTTGGGTTTGGTCTTACGAAGTCACATTCAAAGATGGGATATATATTAGGCCTTCGAGTCTCTCCAACACACCG GCAGATGGGAATCGGAAATAACCTGATGAAATCGATTGAAGAATGGCTCGCGAGAAATGGTGCTGAGTATGTGTATGTAGCTACCGAGGAGAATAATGTCGCCTCTAGAAACCTGTTTACCCGCAAATGTCATTACAATGTATCGGTTCCTCTACAGATATATGTTCGACCTGTTCATAGGTCTAGCAAGAAACCGAGTTGGAATATAAACGTAAAGAAGTTACAAGTTAACCTAGCTGTTTCCTTGTATAGAAAACAGATCAAATGCAAAGATTTTTACCCACATGATATGGAATCAATCTTGAGAGGGACACCGAGCCTTGGCACTTGGGTGTGTTATTACAATGACGAGGATTGGGAAGACGTTCCTATAAAGGATCATAACACGGACACTACAAGACCGAGATCTTGGGTTATTTTTAGCTTATGGAATAGCCGCGAGGTTTACAAGCTTCAAATTCAAAGGACTAATCCTTTGCATTGCgcattgtactcggctttaagTCGTGCAAGGGAGGTCATTTTCCCTTGCTTGGAATTGCCGTTGGTACACGGGTCGTTTCAAAAACCGTTTGGATTCCTTTCTATGTATGGAGTCTTTGGAGAAGGAAAAAGGCTAAGGGAGCTAATGAAGGCGGCATGGAACTTTGCTACTAATTCGGCTAAAGATATGGATTGTTCGCTTGTAATGACTGAGATTGGCGACTCTGATCCCGTCAAAAAATATATTCCTTTGGGACGGTCTATGTCGTGCATCAAAGATGTTTGGTACTTCAAACATATTGATAATCTTGGTGATAGTAAAGAAGAGAAAACATTGGCAATATCTGGTTCATTAGGGAATGTGCTTGTTGATCCAAGAGATTTCTAG